A genomic stretch from Phaeodactylum tricornutum CCAP 1055/1 chromosome 22, whole genome shotgun sequence includes:
- a CDS encoding predicted protein, translating to MPVYNFKGMKPVPTAPELVDIVLMRTQRRTPTVVHPGYKITRIRSFYMRKIKFTQQTISERLSGMLTDFPRLNDIHPFYADLCNTLYDRDHYKLALGQINTARSLVDSIARDMIRMVKYGDSLYRCKCLKRAALGRMCTVLKRQKASLAYLEEVRKHLSRLPALDPNTRTLLMCGLPNVGKSSFMNKITRGNVDVQPYAFTTKSLFVGHCDYKYLRWQVIDTPGILDHPLEERNTIEMQAIIALAHLTCSVLYFVDISEQCGYTIDQQCSLFRSIKPLFANKQLIVVVNKVDQQPWESLEEAKRAMVQGLADDANCSLMTMSNLSEHGVSDVKAAACDKLLATRVDARVSGKKIEGVMNRLQVFNPAPRDGVTRGAFIPDSDGVTDGDVDMDGGNIRKTARELMWEGGGPGVWAPDYRDQYDLADDSWKFDKIPEIIDGKNIADFVDADILDRLEALEREEEQLVAESDAARMGEEPESDLESEEEAAVEAIRARKKIIKEKKLATNTQNKPMLPLSIRGKSKDKHDAGTLLATEIRKTMDSIGVDSSKMLERGRLLERGRKRERSLSRSRRGADDEDAAMDVDVSGLSKAALKKIKKEKGEKARRDLSQARSHSRPREPSQMGLKDSESVKSAQKLDRLGRKGWMGASGEGDTRKSVHLVKWMNTGKKRNGTHYQR from the exons A TATGCGAAAGATTAAGTTTACCCAACAAACCATTTCAGAGCGATTGAGTGGGATGCTCACCGACTTTCCCCGCTTAAACGACATTCATCCGTTTTATGCAGATCTTTGCAACACTCTCTACGATCGCGATCACTACAAACTGGCCTTGGGACAGATCAACACGGCTCGTTCGTTGGTGGATTCCATCGCCCGCGATATGATTCGCATGGTCAAGTACGGGGACTCGCTTTACCGGTGCAAATGTCTGAAACGTGCCGCACTCGGTCGCATGTGTACGGTCCTCAAACGCCAAAAAGCCTCCTTGGCGTACTTGGAAGAAGTTCGTAAGCATCTCTCCCGTTTGCCCGCTCTCGATCCCAACACGCGTACCCTGCTCATGTGTGGACTTCCCAACGTGGGCAAGTCATCCTTTATGAACAAGATCACCCGCGGCAACGTCGATGTACAGCCCTACGCATTTACGACCAAGAGCTTGTTCGTTGGACATTGCGACTACAAGTATCTGCGTTGGCAGGTGATTGATACTCCCGGCATTCTGGATCATCCGTTGGAGGAACGGAATACCATTGAAATGCAGGCCATCATTGCCCTCGCGCATTTGACCTGCAGTGTGCTCTACTTTGTGGATATCTCGGAGCAGTGTGGGTACACGATTGATCAGCAGTGCTCGCTCTTCCGTTCGATCAAACCCTTGTTTGCGAACAAGCAGCTCATTGTGGTCGTCAACAAGGTCGATCAGCAACCTTGGGAATCGTTGGAAGAGGCCAAGCGTGCCATGGTACAGGGTTTAGCGGACGACGCCAACTGCTCGCTCATGACCATGTCCAACTTATCGGAACACGGTGTTTCCGATGTCAAAGCCGCGGCTTGTGACAAATTACTGGCGACTCGCGTGGACGCTCGCGTCTCGGGCAAGAAGATTGAAGGCGTCATGAATCGTTTACAAGTCTTTAACCCGGCACCCCGTGACGGCGTAACACGCGGAGCGTTTATCCCCGACTCT GATGGTGTCACCGACGGCGATGTCGACATGGACGGTGGCAACATCCGCAAGACCGCACGAGAACTCATGTGGGAAGGTGGCGGACCCGGAGTATGGGCTCCTGATTATCGCGACCAGTACGACTTGGCGGACGATTCGTGGAAGTTTGACAAGATCCCGGAGATCATTGACGGCAAGAACATTGCCGATTTTGTGGATGCGGATATTTTGGACCGCCTTGAAGCTTTGGAACGGGAAGAAGAGCAGCTGGTGGCTGAATCCGACGCCGCTCGCATGGGTGAAGAGCCGGAATCAGATCTCGAAAGCGAGGAAGAAGCTGCGGTTGAAGCGATTCGGGCCCGTAAGAAGATTatcaaagaaaagaagctggcCACGAATACCCAAAACAAACCGATGCTTCCCCTATCGATCCGCGGAAAGAGCAAAGACAAGCACGATGCCGGTACGCTACTAGCAACCGAGATCAGAAAGACTATGGACAGTATCGGTGTGGATTCGAGCAAGATGCTAGAGCGTGGACGTTTGCTGGAACGTGGCAGAAAACGCGAACGCTCACTGAGTCGCAGTCGTCGTGGTGCAGATGACGAAGATGCGGCCATGGATGTGGATGTGTCCGGCTTGAGCAAGGCCGCATTGAAAAAGATTAAAAAGGAAAAGGGAGAAAAGGCTCGTCGGGATCTCAGCCAAGCTCGCAGTCATTCTCGCCCTCGCGAACCTTCACAGATGGGTTTGAAAGATTCGGAGTCCGTCAAGTCGGCCCAAAAGCTGGACCGACTTGGACGCAAGGGATGGATGGGCGCTTCTGGAGAAGGCGATACACGAAAGAGCGTACATTTGGTGAAATGGATGAACACTGGCAAGAAACGCAACGGCACGCACTATCAGCGATAG